A DNA window from Schistocerca americana isolate TAMUIC-IGC-003095 chromosome 4, iqSchAmer2.1, whole genome shotgun sequence contains the following coding sequences:
- the LOC124612353 gene encoding UDP-glycosyltransferase UGT5-like isoform X2, whose translation MNCVVVFLLIMLVAGTSEAARILGLFNYPGKSHFIMFEAVMKTLAARGHEVTVYSHFPQPALLPNYKDVSLVGSLPILTDAIPLEAYVNSDIYSSLDLFMKLSSDECDKVLQFPAMQELMRSNETFDLIFTEVFVTDCMLPFVHKFQAPNIAMRSSAIMPWTSDRFGLPDNPSYLPIEFGLSSDHMGFFERLSNAWYLVYSKWFHSRYIEVPTDAVVMKHFGDSIPPLVDIAKNTSMLFMNTNPALTPPRPLVPAVVEIGGIHLKPAGQLPKDIQKFMDEAEHGVIYFTFGSTVKTQDLPEPKRKALLEAFAELPQRVVWKWETDKLPGQPPNVLIRKWLPQYEILSHPKMRLFITHGGLMGAIEAITNGVPLLGIPLFGDQPVNVQMFVRRGIGLHLAYREISKKSVLEAVSTILNDPGYKKRTEKLGMAFKDTPMTPQETVVYWSEYVIRHRGAPHLRSAAVDLQWHQLLLLDVIAALLVAFLAVSAAFVFLLRLILRQLGFLKGSSGSTSLGNKSKKTKQH comes from the exons ATGAACTGCGTCGTGGTATTTCTGCTCATAATGTTGGTGGCTGGAACGTCGGAGGCAGCAAGAATCTTAGGCCTGTTCAATTACCCAGGGAAGAgccacttcataatgtttgaagcaGTGATGAAGACGCTCGCAGCACGCGGTCACGAAGTCACTGTGTACAGTCACTTCCCACAACCAGCGCTCCTACCTAATTATAAAGATGTCAGTTTGGTTGGTTCCTTACCTATCCTGACTGATGCAATTCCCCTCGAAGCCTATGTTAACAGTGACATCTACTCGTCGCTAGATCTTTTCATGAAGCTATCATCTGACGAGTGTGACAAAGTACTGCAATTCCCCGCAATGCAAGAGCTGATGAGGTCGAATGAAACTTTTGATTTGATTTTCACTGAGGTATTCGTTACTGATTGTATGCTGCCATTTGTGCACAAATTTCAGGCTCCAAATATTGCCATGCGTTCTTCTGCTATCATGCCATGGACATCTGATCGTTTTGGCTTACCCGATAACCCTTCTTACCTACCAATTGAGTTTGGATTAAGTAGTGATCACATGGGATTCTTTGAGCGCCTTAGTAATGCGTGGTATTTGGTCTACAGTAAATGGTTCCATAGTAGATATATTGAAGTACCTACGGATGCTGTTGTCATGAAGCACTTTGGCGATTCAATTCCTCCCTTGGTAGATATAGCAAAAAATACTAGTATGCTCTTTATGAATACCAACCCGGCATTGACTCCTCCAAGACCCCTCGTACCAGCTGTTGTGGAGATTGGAGGCATACATTTGAAGCCCGCAGGGCAACTTCCAAAG GACATTCAGAAATTCATGGACGAGGCTGAACACGGAGTAATTTACTTCACATTTGGCTCAACAGTGAAAACACAAGACTTACCAGAACCAAAACGGAAGGCACTGTTGGAAGCCTTCGCAGAGCTCCCCCAGCGTGTCGTGTGGAAATGGGAGACGGACAAGCTACCCGGACAGCCGCCCAATGTTCTAATACGCAAGTGGCTGCCACAGTACGAGATATTAA GCCATCCCAAAATGCGACTGTTCATTACACATGGAGGTCTGATGGGCGCAATAGAAGCAATTACCAACGGCGTGCCACTGCTGGGAATACCTCTGTTTGGGGACCAACCCgttaatgttcaaatgtttgtaagGAGGGGTATTGGATTACACCTCGCTTACAGAGAAATATCAAAGAAGTCCGTCCTGGAAGCCGTGAGCACCATACTAAATGACCCTGG GTACAAGAAGAGAACTGAGAAACTTGGCATGGCGTTTAAAGACACGCCAATGACGCCACAGGAGACTGTTGTGTACTGGTCCGAGTATGTTATCCGCCACAGAGGGGCGCCACACCTGCGCTCAGCTGCCGTGGACTTGCAGTGGCACCAATTGCTGCTCCTCGACGTCATAGCCGCTCTCCTCGTGGCATTTCTCGCTGTTTCCGCTGCTTTTGTGTTCTTACTACGATTGATCTTACGACAGCTTGGCTTCCTCAAGGGGTCGTCTGGCTCCACGTCATTAGGCAATAAGAGCAAGAAGACTAAACAGCACTAA
- the LOC124612353 gene encoding UDP-glycosyltransferase UGT5-like isoform X1, with protein MPDVRRNLPETHDYNVALKMNCVVVFLLIMLVAGTSEAARILGLFNYPGKSHFIMFEAVMKTLAARGHEVTVYSHFPQPALLPNYKDVSLVGSLPILTDAIPLEAYVNSDIYSSLDLFMKLSSDECDKVLQFPAMQELMRSNETFDLIFTEVFVTDCMLPFVHKFQAPNIAMRSSAIMPWTSDRFGLPDNPSYLPIEFGLSSDHMGFFERLSNAWYLVYSKWFHSRYIEVPTDAVVMKHFGDSIPPLVDIAKNTSMLFMNTNPALTPPRPLVPAVVEIGGIHLKPAGQLPKDIQKFMDEAEHGVIYFTFGSTVKTQDLPEPKRKALLEAFAELPQRVVWKWETDKLPGQPPNVLIRKWLPQYEILSHPKMRLFITHGGLMGAIEAITNGVPLLGIPLFGDQPVNVQMFVRRGIGLHLAYREISKKSVLEAVSTILNDPGYKKRTEKLGMAFKDTPMTPQETVVYWSEYVIRHRGAPHLRSAAVDLQWHQLLLLDVIAALLVAFLAVSAAFVFLLRLILRQLGFLKGSSGSTSLGNKSKKTKQH; from the exons ATGAACTGCGTCGTGGTATTTCTGCTCATAATGTTGGTGGCTGGAACGTCGGAGGCAGCAAGAATCTTAGGCCTGTTCAATTACCCAGGGAAGAgccacttcataatgtttgaagcaGTGATGAAGACGCTCGCAGCACGCGGTCACGAAGTCACTGTGTACAGTCACTTCCCACAACCAGCGCTCCTACCTAATTATAAAGATGTCAGTTTGGTTGGTTCCTTACCTATCCTGACTGATGCAATTCCCCTCGAAGCCTATGTTAACAGTGACATCTACTCGTCGCTAGATCTTTTCATGAAGCTATCATCTGACGAGTGTGACAAAGTACTGCAATTCCCCGCAATGCAAGAGCTGATGAGGTCGAATGAAACTTTTGATTTGATTTTCACTGAGGTATTCGTTACTGATTGTATGCTGCCATTTGTGCACAAATTTCAGGCTCCAAATATTGCCATGCGTTCTTCTGCTATCATGCCATGGACATCTGATCGTTTTGGCTTACCCGATAACCCTTCTTACCTACCAATTGAGTTTGGATTAAGTAGTGATCACATGGGATTCTTTGAGCGCCTTAGTAATGCGTGGTATTTGGTCTACAGTAAATGGTTCCATAGTAGATATATTGAAGTACCTACGGATGCTGTTGTCATGAAGCACTTTGGCGATTCAATTCCTCCCTTGGTAGATATAGCAAAAAATACTAGTATGCTCTTTATGAATACCAACCCGGCATTGACTCCTCCAAGACCCCTCGTACCAGCTGTTGTGGAGATTGGAGGCATACATTTGAAGCCCGCAGGGCAACTTCCAAAG GACATTCAGAAATTCATGGACGAGGCTGAACACGGAGTAATTTACTTCACATTTGGCTCAACAGTGAAAACACAAGACTTACCAGAACCAAAACGGAAGGCACTGTTGGAAGCCTTCGCAGAGCTCCCCCAGCGTGTCGTGTGGAAATGGGAGACGGACAAGCTACCCGGACAGCCGCCCAATGTTCTAATACGCAAGTGGCTGCCACAGTACGAGATATTAA GCCATCCCAAAATGCGACTGTTCATTACACATGGAGGTCTGATGGGCGCAATAGAAGCAATTACCAACGGCGTGCCACTGCTGGGAATACCTCTGTTTGGGGACCAACCCgttaatgttcaaatgtttgtaagGAGGGGTATTGGATTACACCTCGCTTACAGAGAAATATCAAAGAAGTCCGTCCTGGAAGCCGTGAGCACCATACTAAATGACCCTGG GTACAAGAAGAGAACTGAGAAACTTGGCATGGCGTTTAAAGACACGCCAATGACGCCACAGGAGACTGTTGTGTACTGGTCCGAGTATGTTATCCGCCACAGAGGGGCGCCACACCTGCGCTCAGCTGCCGTGGACTTGCAGTGGCACCAATTGCTGCTCCTCGACGTCATAGCCGCTCTCCTCGTGGCATTTCTCGCTGTTTCCGCTGCTTTTGTGTTCTTACTACGATTGATCTTACGACAGCTTGGCTTCCTCAAGGGGTCGTCTGGCTCCACGTCATTAGGCAATAAGAGCAAGAAGACTAAACAGCACTAA